The following proteins come from a genomic window of Schistocerca gregaria isolate iqSchGreg1 chromosome X, iqSchGreg1.2, whole genome shotgun sequence:
- the LOC126297901 gene encoding uncharacterized protein LOC126297901, giving the protein MPATAHCLPPPGACHGLVPAATWCLPPPWAIYNPRACHHPVPAATWCLPQPIACRRFVPATAQSLPLPRACHCPLHAATFCQPPPSASRHLVPVTAQCLPRPSACRHLVRAMAQCLTPPGACHRPGPSTTSYLPPPSAIYHFVPATAHCLPLPRGCHSRVPAATWCLPLPSLPPTSAWHHFVPATDQRLPPPHTCHNPVRAATLYLPPPSAQCHRPHLPPLRACHTPVRSATSYLPLPSAIHHFVPATVHCLSPPGACHCPVPAITSCLPQPSACRHLMPAQPSAFRPLEPPTTQCLLPSRLCHLPEPTATSCLPQPSGCRHLVPPTAQCLPSPRACHSPVPAATCCAYYHLVPAKLQCVPPLRTCDRPVPSITLCLPLPTACRHLVPAPLIACRHLVGATAACLLPPGACPNLVPATAQCHPPPVASHHPVPATAQSLPLSRACHSPVPATTWCLLLPSGCQCLVPATMRYLVLPRACHSPVPAPTSCLPQPTCCLLLPSACHHLVPATAQCLPPPRACHSPVPAINWCPPPPRACHSPEPTAISCLPQPGASHHLLPAAAQWLSVPCDCYNAVPGTASCLPPPSAIQHLMPSTPYCLPPPCACYSPCLPPPRMCHSPVPAINWCLPPPSACHHLVPSTAQCLPPPGACRCPVPVAAWCLLPPGTWRCPLPAAARCQPPPGACRCPLAVAALGLLQRGTWHCLVTAAARCLLSPPGAPHRPPF; this is encoded by the exons ATGCCGGCCACAGCCCACTGCCTGCCGCCACCTGGTGCGTGCCACGGCCTAGTGCCTGCTGCCACGTGGTGCCTGCCACCGCCCTGGGCCATCTACAACCCTCGTGCCTGCCACCACCCAGTGCCTGCCGCCACCTGGTGTTTGCCACAGCCCATTGCCTGCCGCCGTTTTGTGCCTGCCACGGCCCAGTCCCTGCCATTACCTCGTGCCTGCCACTGCCCATTGCATGCCGCCACCTTCTGCCAGCCACCACCCAGTGCCAGCCGCCACCTTGTGCCTGTCACAGCCCAGTGCCTGCCACGGCCCAGTGCCTGCCGCCACCTGGTGCGTGCCATGGCCCAGTGCCTCACACCACCTGGTGCCTGCCACCGCCCTGGGCCATCCACAACCTCATACCTGCCACCGCCCAGTGCCATCTACCACTTCGTGCCTGCCACTGCGCACTGCCTGCCACTACCTCGTGGGTGCCACAGCCGCGTGCCTGCTGCCACCTGGTGCCTGCCACTGCCCA GCCTGCCACCAACCAGTGCCTGGCACCACTTTGTGCCTGCCACTGACCAGCGCCTTCCACCACCTCATACCTGCCACAATCCAGTACGTGCCGCCACCTTGTACCTGCCACCGCCCAGTGCCCAGTGCCACCGACCACACCTTCCTCCACTTCGTGCCTGCCACACTCCAGTGCGTTCCGCCACCTCGTACCTGCCACTGCCCAGTGCCATCCACCACTTCGTGCCTGCCACTGTCCACTGCCTGTCGCCACCTGGTGCCTGCCACTGCCCAGTTCCTGCCATCACCTCGTGCCTGCCACAGCCCAGTGCCTGCCGCCACCTGATGCCTGCACAGCCCAGTGCTTTCCGCCCCCTGGAGCCTCCCACCACCCAGTGCCTGCTGCCATCTCGTCTCTGCCACCTCCCAGAGCCTACTGCTACCTCGTGCCTGCCACAGCCCAGTGGTTGCCGCCACCTGGTGCCTCCCACCGCCCAGTGCCTGCCATCACCTCGTGCCTGCCACAGCCCAGTGCCTGCCGCCACCTGCTG CGCCTACTACCACCTCGTGCCTGCCAAACTCCAGTGCGTGCCGCcacttcgtacctgcgaccgtccaGTGCCATCCATCACTCTGTGCCTCCCACTGCCCACTGCCTGCCGCCACCTCGTGCCTGCACCGCTCATTGCCTGCCGTCACCTCGTGGGTGCCACAGCCGCATGCCTGCTGCCACCTGGAGCCTGCCCTAACCTGGTGCCTGCCACTGCCCAGTGCCATCCGCCTCCTGTTGCCTCCCACCACCCAGTGCCTGCCACAGCCCAGAGCCTACCTCTATCTCGTGCCTGCCACAGCCCGGTGCCAGCCACCACCTGGTGCCTGCTGCTGCCCAGTGGCTGTCAGTGCCTTGTGCCTGCTACAATGCGGTACCTGGTGCTGCCTCGTGCCTGCCACAGTCCAGTGCCTGCCCCCACTTCATGCCTGCCACAGCCTACCTGTTGCCTGCTACTGCCCAGTGCCTGCCACCACCTGGTGCCTGCCACTGCCCAGTGCCTGCCACCACCTCGTGCCTGCCACAGCCCAGTGCCTGCCATCAATTGGTGCCCGCCACCACCTCGTGCCTGCCACAGCCCAGAGCCTACCGCTATCTCGTGCCTGCCACAGCCCGGTGCCAGCCACCACCTGTTGCCTGCTGCTGCCCAGTGGCTGTCAGTGCCTTGTGACTGCTACAATGCGGTACCTGGCACTGCCTCGTGCCTTCCACCACCCAGTGCCATCCAACACCTCATGCCTTCCACCCCTTATTGCCTGCCGCCACCTTGTGCCTGCTATAGTCCA TGCCTGCCACCACCTCGTATGTGCCACAGCCCAGTGCCTGCCATCAATTGGTGCCTGCCACCGCCCAGTGCTTGCCACCACCTCGTGCCTTCCACAGCCCAGTGCCTGCCGCCACCTGGTGCCTGCCGCTGCCCAGTGCCTGTCGCTGCCTGGTGCCTGCTACCACCCGGTACGTGGCGCTGCCCCTTACCTGCCGCCGCCCGGTGCCAGCCACCACCTGGTGCCTGCCGCTGCCCATTGGCGGTCGCTGCATTGGGCCTGCTACAACGCGGTACCTGGCACTGCCTAGTTACTGCTGCCGCCCGATGCCTGCTGTCACCGCCCGGTGCTCCTCACCGGCCCCCATTTTAG
- the LOC126297900 gene encoding proline-rich protein 36-like, whose translation MPATEQCLSPLHACFQLVPSTSALQHPGACRYLIPATAQCHPPLRACHCPLIATTSVPATTQCLPPPRGCHSRVPAATWRLPAPRACHRPLPVATSCLPLPWAIRHLVHSTTLCLPSPGACCSQVTVAAECLSSPCAWHRRVPSATLYLQLTSACHHFVPGTDQRLPPPCACHTPVPAATLFVPLPSDIHHFVPAAAHYLPPPRAYHCPVPAATSWVPQPRACHHLVPATTWFLSLPSACRHLVPSTSQCGPPPIACHRPPSACRHLVLATAQCLIPPGPCHSPVPAATSCLQPHSACRHVMLATTQCCRHPVHSTTQCLPPPAQCLPPSGACHRPVPAATSFLIQPSACRQLVLATALSLPPSGVWQSPEAATTWCQPQSSVGPHLVPASTQCLQPPYACHHIVPAPTSCLPLTTACRHLVPDTAQCLPPPGPCHRPVPAATSFLQLPCACRHVMPATTQCCRHPVPSTTQWLLPPGDCHSPVPAATLCLPLPSACHYLVTATTQCQPPPRAFHRPQHAATLYLTQPCACHCPVPAATWCVPRPSACRHLVPATALGNPQPHACQHPVPAATWCLPQPSAYRHFVPATAQCLPLRHDCHHPVPAALWCLPPPSACHHLVPATAHCLPPTRACHHPVPDNAQCLPQPSACHSTVLAATWCLPPASACNHLMSATAQRLLPPAQCLPPPCVCHRPVPAQTSCLPPTSACRHLVPATVQCLPPPRSCHRPVPFATSCLPLPNDCCLLSACRHFVGATAVSLLPPWCLPPPGACDYPVPAATSCLPLPSACHYLVGATAACQPPHGACRHLVPVTAQCLPPSRALHQPVRATTYCLPPPSACHHLVPATAQCLPPPRACHSPVLAATWCLPPPRACRYIVGVTAQCLMPLCAIHSPVPAATWCLPQPSACRHLLPATTQCLPPRHACHHPVLPPPSQCLPPSGACHRPVPAATSFLIQPSACRQLVLATALCLPPSGVWHSPEAATTWCQPQSSVGPHLVPATTQCLQPPYACHHIVPAPTSCLPLTTACRHLVPDTAQCLPPPGPCHRPVPAATSFLQLPSACRHVMPATTQCCRHPVPSTTQWLLPPGDCHSPVPATTSHLPQPSACRHLVPATDQCQPPHLVYHSPVPAATLCLPPPCASPDLLPATNQRLPPPCACHSPVPAATSFLPPPSAIRNFVPATAQ comes from the exons ATGCCTGCCACCGAGCAGTGCCTGTCACCACTTCATGCCTGCTTCCAACTAGTGCCCTCCACCTCGGCCCTGCAACACCCAGGTGCCTGCCGCTACCTCATTCCTGCCACCGCCCAGTGCCATCCGCCACTTCGTGCCTGCCACTGCCCACTGATTGCCACCACATCAGTGCCCGCCACCACCCAGTGCCTGCCGCCACCTCGTGGGTGCCACAGCCGCGTGCCTGCTGCCACCTGGCGCCTGCCAGCACCTCGTGCCTGCCACCGTCCATTGCCTGTCGCCACTTCGTGCCTGCCACTGCCCTGGGCCATCCGACACCTCGTGCATTCCACCA CCCTGTGCCTGCCGTCACCTGGTGCCTGTTGCAGCCAGGTGACTGTTGCTGCAGAGTGCCTGTCATCACCTTGCGCCTGGCACCGCCGAGTGCCATCCGCCACCTTATACCTGCAACTGACCAGTGCCTGCCACCACTTTGTGCCTGGTACCGACCAGCGCCTTCCACCACCTTGTGCCTGCCACACCCCTGTGCCTGCCGCCACCTTGTTCGTGCCACTGCCCAGTGATATCCACCACTTCGTGCCAGCCGCTGCCCACTACCTGCCGCCACCTCGTGCCTACCACTGCCCAGTGCCTGCCGCCACCTCGTGGGTGCCACAGCCACGTGCCTGTCACCACCTGGTGCCTGCCACCACCTGGTTCCTGTCACTGCCCAGTGCCTGCCGCCATCTCGTGCCCTCCACCAGCCAGTGCGGGCCACCACCTATTGCCTGCCACCGCCCA CCCAGTGCCTGCCGCCACCTGGTGCTTGCCACAGCCCAGTGCCTGATACCACCTGGTCCCTGCCACAGCCCAGTGCCTGCCGCCACCTCTTGCCTGCAACCACACAGTGCCTGCCGCCACGTCATGCTTGCCACCACCCAGTGCTGCCGCCACCCTGTGCATTCCACCACCCAGTGCCTGCCGCCACCTG CCCAGTGCCTGCCACCATCTGGTGCCTGCCACCGCCCCGTGCCCGCCGCCACCTCATTCCTGATTCAGCCCAGTGCCTGCCGCCAACTCGTGCTTGCCACAGCCCTGAGCCTGCCTCCATCTGGTGTCTGGCAGAGCCCTGAGGCTGCCACCACCTGGTGCCAGCCACAGTCCAGTGTTGGACCCCATCTCGTGCCTGCAAGCACCCAGTGCCTGCAGCCACCTTATGCCTGCCACCACATAGTGCCTGCCCCCACCTCGTGCCTTCCACTGACCACTGCATGCCGCCACCTTGTGCCTGACACAGCCCAGTGCCTGCCACCACCTGGTCCCTGCCACAGACCAGTACCTGCCGCCACCTCTTTCCTCCAACTACCCTGTGCCTGCCGCCACGTCATGCCTGCCACCACGCAGTGCTGCCGCCACCCTGTGCCTTCCACGACACAGTGGCTGCTGCCACCTGGTGACTGCCACAGCCCAGTGCCTGCCGCCACTTTGTGCCTGCCACTGCCCAGTGCCTGCCATTACCTCGTGACTGCCACCACCCAGTGCCAGCCCCCACCTCGTGCCTTCCACCGCCCACAGCATGCCGCCACCTTGTACCTGACACAGCCCTGTGCCTGCCACTGCCCAGTGCCTGCCGCAACCTGGTGCGTGCCACGGCCCAGTGCCTGCCGCCACCTGGTGCCTGCCACCGCCCTGGGCAATCCACAGCCTCATGCCTGCCAACACCCAGTGCCTGCCGCCACCTGGTGTCTGCCACAGCCCAGTGCCTACCGCCACTTTGTGCCTGCCACTGCCCAGTGCCTGCCATTACGTCATGACTGCCACCACCCAGTGCCTGCCGCCCTCTGGTGCCTGCCACCGCCCAGTGCATGCCACCACCTCGTGCCTGCCACAGCCCATTGCCTTCCGCCAACTCGTGCCTGCCATCACCCAGTGCCTGATAACGCCCAGTGCCTGCCGCAACCTAGTGCGTGCCACAGCACAGTGCTTGCCGCCACCTGGTGCCTGCCACCGGCGAGTGCCTGCAACCACCTCATGTCTGCCACAGCCCAGCGCCTGCTGCCACCTG CCCAGTGCCTGCCGCCACCTTGTGTCTGCCACCGCCCTGTGCCAGCCCAGACCTCTTGCCTGCCACCAACCAGCGCCTGCCGCCACCTGGTGCCTGCTACAGTCCAGTGCCTGCCGCCACCTCGTTCCTGCCACCGCCCAGTGCCATTCGCAACTTCGTGCCTGCCACTGCCCAATGATTGCTGCCTTCTTAGTGCCTGCCGCCACTTCGTGGGTGCCACAGCGGtgagcctgctgccaccctggtgcCTGCCGCCACCTGGTGCCTGCGACTACCCAGTGCCTGCCGCCACCTCGTGCCTGCCACTGCCCAGTGCCTGCCACTACCTCGTGGGTGCCACAGCAGCGTGCCAGCCGCCACATGGTGCCTGCCGCCACCTGGTTCCTGTCACTGCCCAGTGCCTGCCGCCATCTCGTGCCCTCCACCAGCCAGTGCGGGCCACCACCTATTGCCTGCCACCGCCCAGTGCGTGCCACCACCTTGTGCCTGccacagcccagtgcttgccgccgCCTCGTGCCTGccacagcccagtgcttgccgccACCTGGTGCCTGCCACCGCCCAGGGCCTGCCGCTACATCGTTGGTGTTACAGCCCAGTGCCTCATGCCACTTTGTGCCATCCACAGCCCAGTGCCTGCCGCCACCTGGTGCTTGCCACAGCCCAGTGCCTGCCGCCACCTCTTGCCTGCAACCACCCAGTGCCTGCCGCCACGTCATGCCTGCCACCACCCAGTGCTGCCGCCACCCT CCCAGTGCCTGCCACCATCTGGTGCCTGCCACCGCCCCGTGCCCGCCGCCACCTCATTCCTGATTCAGCCCAGCGCCTGCCGCCAACTCGTGCTTGCCACAGCCCTGTGCCTGCCTCCATCTGGTGTCTGGCACAGCCCTGAGGCTGCCACCACCTGGTGCCAGCCACAGTCCAGTGTTGGACCCCATCTCGTGCCTGCAACCACCCAGTGCCTGCAGCCACCTTATGCCTGCCACCACATAGTTCCTGCCCCCACCTCGTGCCTTCCACTGACCACTGCATGCCGCCACCTTGTGCCTGACACAGCCCAGTGCCTGCCACCACCTGGTCCCTGCCACAGACCAGTACCTGCCGCCACCTCTTTCCTGCAACTACCCAGTGCCTGCCGCCACGTCATGCCTGCCACCACCCAGTGCTGCCGCCACCCTGTGCCTTCCACGACACAGTGGCTGCTGCCACCTGGTGACTGCCACAGCCCAGTGCCTGCCACCACCTCACATCTGCCACAGCCCAGCGCCTGCCGCCACCTGGTGCCTGCCACTGACCAGTGCCAGCCACCCCATCTTGTGTACCACAGCCCAGTGCCTGCCGCCACCTTGTGTCTGCCACCGCCCTGTGCCAGCCCAGACCTCTTGCCTGCCACCAACCAGCGCCTGCCGCCACCTTGTGCCTGCCACAGTCCAGTGCCTGCCGCCACCTCTTTCCTGCCACCGCCCAGTGCCATTCGCAACTTCGTGCCTGCCACTGCCCAATGA